Proteins from one Chloroflexota bacterium genomic window:
- the hisD gene encoding histidinol dehydrogenase gives MKIIYNIADARANLLVRTPLELQEISPGLKLKVREAFGEELTLQEVVGRIVAEVRASGDRALFDYGKRIDGVKLAALEVRPEEIARARSKVGSELLSALELAAQRIKSFHMNCKRQSWVDFAEGGLGQWIRPLGTVGIYVPGGRASYPSTVLMTAIPARVAGVSEIIVATPPGQDGVSPATLVAAELAGVDRVFKIGGAQAIAALAFGTQTVPRVDKICGPGNIFVQLAKRMVYGMVDIDGFYGPTETIILADESANPAICAADLLAQAEHDVLASAILITTSAELATRVNQEVAKQLVELDRQDIITASLENRGGIIVVDDVERAAELINDYAPEHLSLMVKDAWSCAEKMRNAGGIFIGEDSPEVVGDYVAGPSHVMPTGGTARFGSPLTVDDFLKVTSVIAIDGKALRAIGPAAANIAKAEGLDAHARAVNIRLTRRKRKRE, from the coding sequence GTGAAGATAATCTATAACATAGCGGATGCCAGGGCCAACCTGCTGGTGCGCACTCCCTTGGAGTTGCAGGAAATCTCTCCGGGTTTGAAGCTGAAGGTGAGGGAAGCTTTTGGTGAGGAGCTTACTCTGCAGGAGGTTGTGGGGCGCATTGTCGCTGAGGTTCGCGCAAGTGGTGACAGGGCGCTCTTTGATTATGGCAAGCGGATCGATGGGGTTAAACTGGCTGCTCTGGAAGTAAGGCCCGAGGAGATTGCTCGGGCACGCAGTAAGGTGGGGAGTGAGCTTCTATCCGCGCTGGAGCTGGCTGCACAAAGGATCAAGTCTTTCCACATGAACTGCAAGCGCCAGAGCTGGGTTGATTTTGCCGAAGGCGGCCTGGGACAGTGGATTCGCCCGCTTGGGACAGTAGGCATCTACGTCCCTGGAGGCAGGGCTTCCTATCCTTCAACTGTGCTGATGACTGCCATACCAGCGAGGGTGGCAGGGGTGAGTGAGATCATAGTCGCCACCCCTCCAGGGCAGGATGGGGTATCTCCAGCGACGCTGGTTGCTGCCGAACTTGCTGGGGTGGACCGTGTTTTCAAGATTGGCGGTGCTCAGGCTATTGCTGCTCTGGCCTTTGGAACTCAAACGGTTCCCAGGGTGGACAAGATATGCGGTCCAGGGAACATCTTTGTGCAGTTGGCAAAGAGGATGGTCTATGGCATGGTTGATATTGACGGCTTCTACGGGCCTACCGAGACAATCATTCTGGCGGATGAGAGTGCCAATCCTGCCATTTGTGCTGCTGATCTCCTGGCTCAGGCAGAGCATGACGTGCTGGCCTCTGCCATTTTGATTACTACTTCGGCAGAGCTGGCAACGCGGGTGAACCAGGAGGTGGCAAAGCAACTGGTCGAACTGGACAGGCAGGATATCATCACCGCTTCATTGGAAAATAGGGGTGGCATAATAGTGGTTGATGATGTGGAACGGGCGGCAGAGTTGATTAATGACTATGCTCCGGAGCACCTCTCTTTAATGGTCAAAGATGCGTGGTCTTGTGCGGAGAAGATGAGGAATGCCGGGGGTATCTTCATAGGTGAGGACTCCCCCGAGGTTGTTGGTGATTATGTTGCCGGGCCGAGCCATGTAATGCCTACCGGGGGCACTGCGCGTTTTGGTTCTCCCCTTACAGTAGACGATTTTCTCAAGGTGACCAGCGTGATAGCCATAGATGGTAAGGCATTGAGGGCAATAGGTCCGGCGGCGGCAAACATTGCCAAGGCTGAGGGACTCGATGCGCATGCGAGAGCGGTAAACATAAGGTTGACTAGACGTAAAAGGAAGAGGGAATAG